Part of the Chromatiaceae bacterium genome is shown below.
ATCTCTTGCTCGAGCTGTGCCGCCGGTGTCGAGGTCGGGGCGATGCCGTCGCCGCTCCCCTGCAGGCCGCGCCACCACAGCCCGGCGACGACCAGGGCATTCAACAACAGCACGCCGGCGAGCACCCAGGGCCAGCGTCGCGGCGGCCGTGGTGGCGGCGTCTCGTGCGGGCTGCCGATCCCCGGAACCCTACCGAGTTCGCGCTCCCGTTCCGCCTTCTTCAGTGCCTCGAGGATGTACGACATGCGCTCACTCCGACGCGGCCGTTGCGGCGCCGACGAGATACGGGATCTCCGGATCGGCGACGAGGTTGTTCAGCACGATGAACGTATGGGCGCCCGCGATGCCGTCGGCGACCAGGCCATGCGCACGCTGCAGCGCCTCCACCGCGACCTTGAGCGACTCATCGTAAAGTGCGGGGTCCGCCGTGGCGGCATCTGCCGGGTAGTTCGCCTTGGCGACCCGTTCGCGCAGCCAGCGCACACCCGCACCGCGCATCCCCGGCCGCAGCACCAGGTTGCCGGACGGCGGCGTTTTCCACAGCAGGCGGTAGGCGCCGTACCACCGGCTCTCGATCTCGCCCGCCGGGATCCAGAGCGCCTCGCCGTCGACCTCGACGGCGACCCGGTCGCCATCGATCCGGAGCAGCACCACCGCGACCGTCCGTCCGTCGTCTGCCTGCAGCAGCAGCACCGCCGGTCGATCGAAACGACGCAACAGGCCCCAGCTCCCGGCCCCCTGCAGGCAGCTCAGGCCGCCACCGGGTGCCTGTGCGCAGGCCTGTTCGTCGGTCGCCGCCGCCGAATCGTAACCCCACAGTCGGTATAGCCCTGCCCAGGCACGCGCTGCGGCAGTGCTCCCGGCGGTGTCCAGGTGCTCGGCGAGCGACGGCTCGGGTATCGGTTCGGCCGGCATTGCAGGCTCGGGTGTGGCCTCCGGCATGACGTCGACCGACTCGGCTGTCTCTGACGCCGCCGGCGCCGCTGCCGGCGGGCCCGATGGGATGGATGCGGATGCCGGCGGGGAGGGTGGAAGTGCCGGCGCCTCGCCGGTCCGTCCCGGCGGTGACGGGGGCAGGACCGGTTCCGCGAGCGGGACGGGCGTGAGACCGCTGATCGGTGAGCCGCCCGGCGGAGACAGGTAATACCCGAGCCCCAGCACGAGGCCAAGACCGAGCAACAGCGTCAACGCCTTGCCGAGGTATCGTGGCGACCGCCGGGCCTGGTCTTGACCCGCCATCGGCAACACCTCGGTGGCCGCTCTGCGCACGATCCTGGGGTCGATCGCGTGCCTGCCCTCGGCGAAGGCGCCGAGCATCGCGCGGTCGCACAGGACGTTGATCAACCGCGGCACCCCCTTTGCGAGGCGGTGGATCAGGTCGATCGCGCGCTCGTCGAACACCGCTTTGTCAGAACCGGCGAGCCGCAGGCGGTGGCGGATGTAGGCGGCCGTCTCGGCGCGCGAGATCGGCTGCAGGTGGAAGCGTGCGGTGATGCGCTGTGCAAGCTGGCGCAGGTCGTCGCGCGCGAGCAGCTCACGCAGCTCCGGCTGTCCCACCAGGATGATCTGCAGCAGCTTCGCGTTCGAGGTCTCGAGGTTGGTCAGCAGGCGCACCTGCTCCAGCGTCTCGGCGCTCAGGCACTGCGCCTCGTCGATGATCAGTACCGTACGCCTGCCGGCGGCGTGGTTCGCGAGCAGGTAGGTATTGAGCGCGTCGGTCAGCACCTTGATGCTGGTGGTGTCTTTCGGGTAGGGGATCTTCAGTTCGTCGCACAGGCTCGCAACCAGTTCCAGCGCCGAGATGCGCGGGTTCAGGATCAGCGCGACCTCGACCCCCTGCGGCAGGCGTTCCACGAGGCAGCGGCAGATCGTCGTCTTTCCGGTGCCGACCTCGCCGGTCAGCTGCACGAAGCCGTCCCTGTTGCGCACGCCGTACACGAGGTGGGCCAGCGCCTCGCGATGCTGCGGGCTCATGTACAGGAAACGGGGGTTCGGCGCGATCGAGAACGGTTGTCGCGACAGCCCGAAGTGCCTGTTGTACATGCTCCACCGTCTCGCCTGTCCGAACCCGCTCGCTATTATGCCGGCAACCGCAGACCGCGACCGGCGGGATGCGGATCGCACCCGTGCTCGCGCGTCGGTGGCGTCCGGGAACGCCGGTCAGGCCTTTCCGACCTGTTCGGCTAGAAACGCCTGCAGCCGGGACAGCAGCGCGTCCAGTGCGCGGTTGGCCGCCTCGACGCCGGCGAGGGGCGTGCGTTCGCCGATCGGTTCGCTGACATCCAGTGTCGAGGTGGCGATGATCCGGGCATTGGGAACGTCGATCAGGGTGACCCGCAGGACCAGCCGCAGTTCGCTCGGCTGCAGGCTGCACCGCTGCACGAGCTGCATCAGTCTGCTCTCCAATCGCATGTCGACGCGCGCACCGCTGCCCGCGGTGACCACGCTGCGGAACAGGCCGCTTTGCGCCGCCGCGCGCACCAGCAGCGGATCGAGCATCCGTGCCGGCGCATCCACCCAACGGTGATTGGCGAAGTATTCGAGCTCGTGTGGGTGGCGCATGTAGGCCATGTCGGAGCCGTCGTAACCGGGCGCCGCGAGCACCGGGCTGACCAGCAGGACCGGACCGGAGGCAACGATCGAAGGGGCCGGCTCATCGCCATTCCACTCGAGCAGATAGGTATGTTCCAGCGGTTCGTCCGGCTGCTGCAGGAGCAGGGGATTGCAGGCCGCCGACACGATGGCCAGCACGCCGATGGACAATGGACGCCATACGGACATGCCGTTACTCCCCCGGCCCCGGCGGGCGCGACGGTCTGCCCCTGAGGAGCACGGCCGGGTCGCGCTCGAGCTGTTCGCTGAAACGGCGCAGGTTCTCTGCCGCGCGCCGCAGCTCGTTGATCATCACCGCCGCCTCCGGCAGCGTATCGCCGGTGAAGCGCTGCAGATCGCGGTCACGCGCCCGGACCACCTCGCCGATGGACAACGCCGAGGCGTGGACCCCGTCGGCCATACGCTCCAGCGCCACTGCCGACCGGTCGAAGCGGGCGACCAGGTCCGGCAGATCGAGACTCGCGGTCCGGGTGTTCGCGGCCGTCACGGAGAGATCGTCCAGAGCCGCGGCGAGTCGTTCCGAACGACCGGCCAGTGCGACGCTGAGCCGTTCGATCTGCGCCAGCGTATGGCTCAGCCTCGACTGGTTCTGCTCGCTCAGTACACCTTTCAGCAGCTGCGATACCTCGGTGAGGTTGGCGACCAGTTCCTCGACCGCGCGATCCAGCCGGCCCCATGCCGATGGGCGGCTTTCGATCACCGGGTACCTGTCCCCGGGGCGTGCCTCGAGCAGCGGGGAATCACTGTTCCCGCCACTCAGGTTGATGAATGCCAGGCCCGTGAGCCCCTGGGTCTCCAGCGTCGCCCGGGTGTCTTCCAGCACCGGTGTTCCCCGCTCGATCTGCAACAGCAGGCGGACCTCACCCGGGTGTTTCGGATTGAGGCTGATGTCACGCACCCGACCGATGTCCACGCCGTGATACTTCACCGCACTGTCTTTGCTGAGGCCGGATACCGACTCCTTCATGTACACCAGGTAGGTGCGATAGGCGGGGCCGCTTCCGCCGGCGCTCAACCACAACACCAGGCCGATGAAGGTGAGCGTCAGGGCGATCACAAACAGGCCCATCAGCACATAGTTCGTCTTTCTCCTCACGCCGATGCCTGCGCCGCTCGCCCGCGTGGGCCTCGAAAGAATCGTACCACCGCCGGATCCTCGGAGCGCGCGAGGGTCTGCATGCTGCCTTCCGCCAACAACCGGCCCTCACCCAGCAACACCACGCGGTCCGCGACGCGCCACAGCGTATGCAGATCGTGGGTCACGAGGACCACCGTGGGATCGAGTGCGGCCTTCAGGTCCAGGACCAGTTCGTCGAAGGCATCGGCACTGAGCGGGTCGAGGCCGGAGGTCGGCTCGTCGAGAAAAAGCAGCGCTGGGTCCATCGCAATCGCGCGCGCCAGAGCGACACGCTTGCGCATCCCACCGCTGAGCTGGTTTGGAAACAACAGGCCATCGGCGGCACTCAGTCCGACCAGGGCCAGCTTGAGGTTGGCGATCTCACGTACCAGAGCGCCGCCAAGCCGGGTGTGTTCACGCAACGGGAATGCGACATTTTCCAGCACGCTGAGCCCACCGAAGAGCGCGCCGTTCTGGAACAGCACACCGATATGGCGACGTACGCTCAGCGTATGAGCGGCTTGCAGGTCACCGATCGTGTTCCCGAGCACACGCACACTACCGGAGGTCGGCTGCAGCAGCAGCGCCATCTCCCGCAAAAGCGTGGTCTTGCCGCTGCCACTGCCTCCGACGATCGCCAGCGTCTCCCCTTTGCGAACGGCGAGGTCGATATCCTGGTGCACCAACCGGTCGCCAAAGCGCATCGTGAGGTTTGATACCTCGACCACGCTGTCGGTCGGTGCAAGAGGCATGGTGTCGATGGTCATATCCCCAGGCGGCTGAATGCCACCGAGAATGCCGCATCGATGACGATCACCGCCAGGATCGACTGGACCACGCTCGTCGTCGTCCGCCGCCCGACGCTCTCGGCACTGCCGATCACCTGGAATCCCTGGAAGCAACCGATGGTCGCGATGACCGCGGCGAACACCGGGGCCTTGCCTATACCGACCAGGAACGAGTCGATCGATACAGCCACGCCGAGGCGCTCGATGAAGGTGGCGAAGGCGATGTTCAGCTGGATACCCGACATCACCATGCCACCGACCACGCCCATGATGTCGGCAAACACGGTGAGCAGCGGCAGTGCGATGATCAGCGCGAGCAGTTTCGGCAGCACCAGCAGATCCATGGGCGGCACTCCCATGCTGCGCAAGGCATCGACCTCCTCGGTGACCTGCATGGTGCCGATCTGCGCGGTATACGCGGAACCGGTACGTCCGGCGACGATGATCGCGGTAATCATCGGAGCGAGTTCACGCACCATCGACAGCCCGACGAGATCGGCCACGAACAGATTGGCACCATACTGGCGCAGCTGAACGCCGCCCTGGTAGGCGATCACGATCCCGAGCAGAAAGGCCAGCAGGCCGACGATCCCCAGCGCCTGATGGCCGGCCGCCGCGAGTTCGTCCGCGATGGCCGCCCAGCGTATGCGCCGCGGGTGCACGAGCTGGCGCAGCCAGGCGCTGCCCATCTCACCGATGAACGCCAGCAGGCCGATGCCGGCCCTGAACTGCTCGACACCCTTGCGGCCCAGGTCCTCCACGGTGCCGGGCGGTATCGGTGGTTCGGTCGGACCGGTGCGCGATGCATGGTCACGTACCAGCTCGAGGAGGCCGGTCGCCTTGTCCGAAAGGCCGTCGATCTCGACCCGTCGTCCATCGCGATGCAGTTCGTCGAGCAATCGCTGCAGGAACAGGGCACCGCCGGTATCCATGCGTTCGACGGCCGTCAGCTCGGCTCGCAGGGGACCGTCCGGCCAGCGCACGCGGGACAGCGCTCCCTGCAGGTGCTCGAGGTGGCGTACCGTCCAGTAGCCGCTGCAGATGAGCGTCGAACCATCGAGCTGCATGCGTGCGGTACGCGAATCGTGTCTGCCGGGGTCCTCCATAGACACCAAGTTTTGCATAACCGGGAAGGATTGGCGTGGGGTCGTCTCCGTCGGCGAGGTGCCGCAAGGCGATGTCCGAATGGCGGAGAACGCCCGCTCGCCCGGATTGCGCCACAGTCGTCGACAGGCCAACCCTGGGCCTGCGACCCTGGCAAGGGGTGGTTTCGCTGTTCTAGGGGTCGAGGTCGCTCGCGGCGTGCGCACCGCGATAGTCGCCGGTGCGCAGTCTGCCGGCGAAATCGCGATCGTGGTCGGGCAGATCGTCGAATGGCCCCAGATCGATCGTGGGGCCGCGCAGGCGGCCCGGCAGCGGTGCGAGATCCAGATCGGATAGTGGCGCGTACGGCCGCCGCAGAAACGCGGCCGCCTTCGCGTAAGGTGCGGTGACATTGTCGGATTGCCAGCCGCCCTGCAGAGGGGCGGCAGCAAACACCGCGTTGCCGATCAGGTCCTGCCCTTCGACCGCGCGCTCGGTATCACGCAGCACCCGGATGCCCATCTCCGGCTTGACGACGGTATTGAAAAATATCCGCACCCTGCGCGGGATATCGTTGTGTGGTTGGATGGCCACAGCCGGAAAACGATTGGCGTGCTCGTCGAAAAACAGGTTGTCGTACAGGGCGATGTTGCCTTCGCCCTGGAACAGGGCTTCGCTTGGATTCTGGAAGAAGACATTGCCGTAGACCAGGTACTCGTCATCCTTGCCCGGCCCCTGCAGCGGCCAGTGTCCGACCAGGACGTTCGGCCGCGCCATCGGGCCGGTGGACGCACCCCGCTGTTTCACGAACAGGTTGCGGCGGATGATGGTGCGCCGCGGTTCTGCCGGGATACCCGCGACCGCCGGACGTGGCCGCTGGTGCTTGACCTGGAGGCTGTACCCGATGGTGTCGACGACATGGTTGTGTTCTATCAGACCGCCGACAAAGGGGTCGCTGCCGTCGGAATCGCCGAAGTACATCCCTGTGCCGACGCGCTCGATGCGGTTGCTGCGTATCACCCAGTCCCAGGCCGGACACTTGGTCGAGATGCCGACCGATTGCTGGTTGTCGACCAGGTCGTGGATATACAGGTTCTCCAGCGTGATGTGGTGCGCAGAGGTCGCATACCCTTCGGCCTTGACCCCGTCGACGAAGGCGCCGCGCCCGTCGATCTCCAGGTCGCGCACGGTCACGTAGCTGGCGTCGGCGATGCTGACGACGTTCCGATCGGGTCGGGCGACGAATACCGCGGGGTCGTCGCCGGTCGGTCCAGCGATCACGATCGGGCGCCCGGGCGCACCATGCACGCGATGGATCGACAGCCCGTGCCGATAGTGCCCCGGGGCAAGCTGCAGCCGGTCGCCCGGTCCGAGGCGACGCAGCTGCAACAGGTAGTCGTCGGGGCCGGCATGAAACACCTCGGCCATGACGGCGTTCAACCAGCCACCGAGCGCCAGGGCCAGCGACACTCGGGTCCACCATCGCGTTCTGCGCGCCGAGCCGTCCATGACCCACGATGTTAGACCGCCAGCCGCGGTTCGGCGATGGCTCCCGCCCCCGTCTGGCAGGACCAGCCGGCGATGTACCTCCTGGGGTTTCAGGACAGACACCCCGGCCACGCCGTGCCGACGGATGAGCGATGGCAGGGGGGCAACGTCTGTTGGCCGCGGGCCCTCGTGCATCCGGGGACGTCGCCGGCGGAACACGGCACCTATTCGTCGCGCAAGGCCGCCACCGGATCGAGACCGGCCGCGCGGATCGCCGGTGTGACGCCGGCGAGCAGGCCGATCGCGACGGCGATCGCGAACGCCAGCAACACATAGTCCCAGGCGATGTGCGTGGGCAGTCCCGGTACCGCGGCCCCGACCAGCCAGGCGCCGCCGATTCCGAGCAACAGGCCGGCGACCCCGCCGAGCCCGGCGAGCACCACCGCCTCACCGAGGAACAGCCCGACGATCTGGTTGCGCCCGGCGCCCAGTGCGCGCAGCAGTCCGACCTCGCCGGTGCGCTCGTTCACCGAGATCGTCATGATCGTCAGGATGCCGATACCTCCGACCAGCAGCGATATCGCGCCCAGCGCGCCGACCGCCAGGGTCAGGACCTCCAGCACCGAACCGAGGACCTCGAGCATCTGGTCCTGGGTGACGATCGTGAAGTCTTCGCTGCCATGCCGTGCCGTGAGCCGTTCGCGAATGCGTTCGGCGAGTCGCTCGGCGTCCGCGTCCGCGTGATACAGGATGTCGACCTCCATCAGGCTCTCGCGGTCGAACATCGCCATTGCCCGACCAATCGGGATGTACACGGTGTCGTCCAGGTCGAAACCGAGCATCTGTCCCTTCGGCTGCATGCTGCCGATGATGCGGTAGGTCTCGCCACCGACGCGGATACGCTCGCCGAGCGGCGAGCGGTCGCCGAACAGTTCGTCGCGCAGGGTGCTGCCGAGCACTGCGAACGGACGCGCACGGCGTGGCTCGTCGTCCGGCAGGAAACGTCCGAGCACCGGCTTGATCTGCCATACCTGCGGCACCTCGGCCCCGGTACCGAACACCGTCGTGCGTCGCGTGCGCCCGCCCGCTTCGACCGCCGCATTGCCTTGCACGAACGGCACCACGGCCTCGACCTGCGGCAGCCGGGTGAGCGCGTGCGCGTCGTCCAGGCTCAACGGGCGCACGTTGCTGATCACCGCGCCCGAGAGACCGAAGGTCTCGGTCTTGCCCGGGGAGATCGCGATCAGGTTGGTGCCGAACTGGGTGAACTCCTGCACCACGAAGCGTTGTACGCCTTCGCCGATCGCGGTCAGCAGCACGACCGCCGCGATACCGACCGCGATACCGAGCCCCGTCAGCAGGCTGCGTGTGCGGTGCGCGACGATCGCGCTACCGGTCAGATGCAGCAGGTCACGCAGCAGCATCCGGTCACCTCCCGGTGAGTGCGCGTACCGGGTCGAGGCGCGCGGCGCGGCGTGCCGGCAGCACCCCGAAGACCAGACCGGTGGCCAGCGCGACACCCACCGCGGCGGGTGCCGCCCAGGCCGGTGGCGCAACCGGGAACGACGGGAACAGGTGGCCAAGCACGGTCACGCCGGCGAACGCGATCAGCACCCCGAACGCGGCGCCGGCGCCGGCCAGCAGCACCGATTCGACCAGGAACAACCGCAGCACCTGGCGCTCCGGGGCGCCGAGCGCCTTGAGCAGTCCGATCTCCGCGACCCGCTGCGATACCGCGACCAGCATCACGTTCATGATCAGGATGCCGGCGACCGCGAGGCTGATCGCGGCGATACCCCCGACCGTGTAGGTAAGGGCGCGCAGGATGCCCTCGAAGGTTTCGAGCAGCGCGTCCTGGGTGATGATGGTGACATCGTCCTCGCCGTCATGACGCTCGCGAATCACCTCGAGGGCGGCCTGCTTCGCGGGTTCGATGTCTGCCTGGCTGCGTGCCTGGATCAGCACCCGGAACAGCGAGGGTGCATCAAACAGGCTCTGTGCGGTGGCGACCGGAATCACCGCGATGTCGTCGACATCCTGGCCAAGCGATTCACCGCTCTCGGCGAGGACCCCTATCACGCGGAAACGTCGGTCGGCGATACGCACCCACTCACCGAGTGCACGGCGGTTGCCAAACAGTTCCTTGCGCAGGCCCGAGCCGAGCACTGCGACGTTCAAGGTGCGTTCCGGGTCGATCGCCGGCAGTGGCTGGCCGCTGCCGATGCGGAGGTGCCGGATCGGGAAGAAGTCCTGGGTTGCTCCGATGATGTTGACCTCGCGTTCGCGGTTGGCGTACGACACCGGGGCATTGCCCAGCGACAGCGGTGCAACCCTCAGGATGCTGCGCTCGCGCTGCAGGGCCAGCGCATCGTCCAGCGTCAGGTCACGCGGTGTCTCGCCGAGCAGTGGCGGCGGGCCGCCGGTGGTCTCCGACCTTCCCGGCAGCATGATCAGCAGGTGGGTCCCGAGCTGTGCGAACTCGCCGACCACGTAGCGGCGGGCCCCCTCGCCGAGTGCGGTCAACACGATGACCGATGCGACCCCGATGCTCATCGCCAGCAGCATCAGCAGCGTGCGGGTGCGTGCTCCGGCCAGCGATCCGCCGGCGAAGCGCAATTGATCAAGTGTCCGCATTTCCCGCCTCGTCGCGTTCTATGCAGCCGTCCACCATGCGTACTCGACGTCGTGCGCGACGCCCGATCGCCGGGTCGTGGGTGACCACGACCAGCGTGATGCCCGCAGTGTTCAGGCGCTCGAGCAACGCGATCACCTCGCTCCCGGAATGCTGGTCGAGGTTGCCGGTCGGTTCGTCAGCGAGCAGCAGCTGTGGCCGCATCACGATCGCACGGCCGATTGCGACCCGCTGGCGTTGACCGCCGGACAGCTGATCGGGACGGTGGTGCGCGCGCTCCACGAGGTCCAGCGACTCGAGGACCTCGCGTACACGCAGCGTGCGCTCGTGCGGCTCGACGCCGGCGAGCAACATCGGCAGTCCGATGTTGTCGGCCGCGGTAAGGCGCGGAATCAGATGGAACGCCTGAAACACGAAACCGATCTGGTTGCGGCGCATCGCCGCGCGCCGGTTCTCCGCCAGCCCGGTCGTCTCGGTGCCGTTCAGCCGATAGCTACCGGCATTCGGCCGGTCGAGCAGGCCCAACACGTTCAGCAGCGTGGATTTGCCCGATCCCGAGGGCCCCATGACCGAGACGTAGTCGCCATCGGGGAGTGTCAGATCGATCGCGTGCAACGCATGGACGACCTCTTCGCCGACGACGAAATCGCGTTCGATGCCGGTCAGTTCGATCATTCCGCCGCTGTCGCCTGCCGGCGCGCCTGGACCCCGTCCGCAAGCCCTTCGCGGTCGACCGTAGTGACCACCAGGTCGCCTGCGTCGAGGCCTTCGAGGATCTCGGTGTAATCCCAGTTCGCGGTGCCCGTCTCCACGGTGCGTTGTTCGATCAATCCGGTGGCGGGGCGGAACAGGAACACCGTGCTGCCGTCGATCAGCGCCTCGGTCGGGATGCGCAGGGTGTCGCTGCGCACATCGAGGATCACCTCGACATCCGCGGAGTAACCGGCCAGCAGCTGCGCGAGGTCCGCGGTATTCACGAACTCGATCTCGACGTCGACGGTGCGCGCCTGTTTCTCCACGTCCAGGACGTAATCGGCGACACGGCGCACGCGGCCGTCGAAACGCTGTTTGCCGAATGCGTCCAGTGTCACGCGCGCGGTCTGACCGACCTCGATGCCGGAGACGTCGACCTCGTCGATGGGCGCGGTCATGTAGAAACACCGGTTTTCGATCAGGTCGATCGCGGGTGGCGTCGGGATGCCGATCGGGGAGGGGGTGACGAACTCGTTCAACTCGCCGTTGATCTCGGCGACCACGCCATCGAACGGTGCAATGAGTCGGGTCTTTTCCAGGTTGGCCTCGGCGACACCGATCTGCGCCCTGCGCACCGCGGCGGTCAGGCGTGCCGCTTCGCACGCGGCATCACCTGCGTTCGCGGTCGACACCGCCTGGTCGACCTGCTCCTCGGAGACCAGCTTGCGGGCAAGCAGTTTCTGCTGCCGGTCGGCCTCGCGGCGTGCCTGTTCGGCCTCGATACAGCGTGCGCGCGCGGTGGATGCGGAACTCGCCGCCTCCTGTCGGGCCAGGTCCAGTTGCGCGGTCAGGTCCTTGTTCCACAGCTCCAGCAGCAGCTGTCCCTGCTTGACCGCTTCGCCCTCATGGACGGGCAGCTTGGCGATCTGTCCCCCGGTGCTCGGGGACAGCTTGGCACGCCGGCATGCCTTGACCGTGCCGGCCCGGGTGTTGGCGACGGTCTTTTCGACCGTCCCGCGCTCTACCGCGGTGACAGCGACCTCGATCGGCTGTTCGCGCGTGGTCCACCAGTACCACAGGCCCGTCAGGGCGATGGTCAACGAGATCAGCAGCCACCGACGTATGGCGGTTGACTTGGCCATGACCGGTCCTACCCGAGTTGCCCAGATCCACGCCAATTATCGCAGGTCGGCCGCCCGGCAGCGACGACCAGCGGGGCCTCGCCGCCATGACCCGGTGTGTTGTGTACCGCGCTCGACGCCGCAGCGCCGGATCCATGTCCGGCGGCAGCGAGGGCGGGGCTCAGAAGTAATAACCGAAGTTGATGTTGAAACGGTACTGCCAATCGTCGTCTTCGTTGGCACCGAGTCGATCGCCGAAGCCGGTTTCCCCGCCGACGAATTCATTGCCGTTGGAATACGCGAGATCCGTGTAGATGTACCAGCCGCCGCGTCCCCAGGCTGCACCCAGGGTTACCAGTTCGCTGTCGTTGAAATCGCTTTCATCCTTGACGACCGCGCTGTACTCGACATAGGGGA
Proteins encoded:
- a CDS encoding AAA family ATPase, which codes for MYNRHFGLSRQPFSIAPNPRFLYMSPQHREALAHLVYGVRNRDGFVQLTGEVGTGKTTICRCLVERLPQGVEVALILNPRISALELVASLCDELKIPYPKDTTSIKVLTDALNTYLLANHAAGRRTVLIIDEAQCLSAETLEQVRLLTNLETSNAKLLQIILVGQPELRELLARDDLRQLAQRITARFHLQPISRAETAAYIRHRLRLAGSDKAVFDERAIDLIHRLAKGVPRLINVLCDRAMLGAFAEGRHAIDPRIVRRAATEVLPMAGQDQARRSPRYLGKALTLLLGLGLVLGLGYYLSPPGGSPISGLTPVPLAEPVLPPSPPGRTGEAPALPPSPPASASIPSGPPAAAPAASETAESVDVMPEATPEPAMPAEPIPEPSLAEHLDTAGSTAAARAWAGLYRLWGYDSAAATDEQACAQAPGGGLSCLQGAGSWGLLRRFDRPAVLLLQADDGRTVAVVLLRIDGDRVAVEVDGEALWIPAGEIESRWYGAYRLLWKTPPSGNLVLRPGMRGAGVRWLRERVAKANYPADAATADPALYDESLKVAVEALQRAHGLVADGIAGAHTFIVLNNLVADPEIPYLVGAATAASE
- a CDS encoding membrane integrity-associated transporter subunit PqiC, with protein sequence MSVWRPLSIGVLAIVSAACNPLLLQQPDEPLEHTYLLEWNGDEPAPSIVASGPVLLVSPVLAAPGYDGSDMAYMRHPHELEYFANHRWVDAPARMLDPLLVRAAAQSGLFRSVVTAGSGARVDMRLESRLMQLVQRCSLQPSELRLVLRVTLIDVPNARIIATSTLDVSEPIGERTPLAGVEAANRALDALLSRLQAFLAEQVGKA
- a CDS encoding MCE family protein, with protein sequence MRRKTNYVLMGLFVIALTLTFIGLVLWLSAGGSGPAYRTYLVYMKESVSGLSKDSAVKYHGVDIGRVRDISLNPKHPGEVRLLLQIERGTPVLEDTRATLETQGLTGLAFINLSGGNSDSPLLEARPGDRYPVIESRPSAWGRLDRAVEELVANLTEVSQLLKGVLSEQNQSRLSHTLAQIERLSVALAGRSERLAAALDDLSVTAANTRTASLDLPDLVARFDRSAVALERMADGVHASALSIGEVVRARDRDLQRFTGDTLPEAAVMINELRRAAENLRRFSEQLERDPAVLLRGRPSRPPGPGE
- a CDS encoding ATP-binding cassette domain-containing protein, encoding MPLAPTDSVVEVSNLTMRFGDRLVHQDIDLAVRKGETLAIVGGSGSGKTTLLREMALLLQPTSGSVRVLGNTIGDLQAAHTLSVRRHIGVLFQNGALFGGLSVLENVAFPLREHTRLGGALVREIANLKLALVGLSAADGLLFPNQLSGGMRKRVALARAIAMDPALLFLDEPTSGLDPLSADAFDELVLDLKAALDPTVVLVTHDLHTLWRVADRVVLLGEGRLLAEGSMQTLARSEDPAVVRFFRGPRGRAAQASA
- a CDS encoding MlaE family lipid ABC transporter permease subunit; translated protein: MEDPGRHDSRTARMQLDGSTLICSGYWTVRHLEHLQGALSRVRWPDGPLRAELTAVERMDTGGALFLQRLLDELHRDGRRVEIDGLSDKATGLLELVRDHASRTGPTEPPIPPGTVEDLGRKGVEQFRAGIGLLAFIGEMGSAWLRQLVHPRRIRWAAIADELAAAGHQALGIVGLLAFLLGIVIAYQGGVQLRQYGANLFVADLVGLSMVRELAPMITAIIVAGRTGSAYTAQIGTMQVTEEVDALRSMGVPPMDLLVLPKLLALIIALPLLTVFADIMGVVGGMVMSGIQLNIAFATFIERLGVAVSIDSFLVGIGKAPVFAAVIATIGCFQGFQVIGSAESVGRRTTTSVVQSILAVIVIDAAFSVAFSRLGI
- a CDS encoding ABC transporter permease; this translates as MLLRDLLHLTGSAIVAHRTRSLLTGLGIAVGIAAVVLLTAIGEGVQRFVVQEFTQFGTNLIAISPGKTETFGLSGAVISNVRPLSLDDAHALTRLPQVEAVVPFVQGNAAVEAGGRTRRTTVFGTGAEVPQVWQIKPVLGRFLPDDEPRRARPFAVLGSTLRDELFGDRSPLGERIRVGGETYRIIGSMQPKGQMLGFDLDDTVYIPIGRAMAMFDRESLMEVDILYHADADAERLAERIRERLTARHGSEDFTIVTQDQMLEVLGSVLEVLTLAVGALGAISLLVGGIGILTIMTISVNERTGEVGLLRALGAGRNQIVGLFLGEAVVLAGLGGVAGLLLGIGGAWLVGAAVPGLPTHIAWDYVLLAFAIAVAIGLLAGVTPAIRAAGLDPVAALRDE
- a CDS encoding ABC transporter permease: MRTLDQLRFAGGSLAGARTRTLLMLLAMSIGVASVIVLTALGEGARRYVVGEFAQLGTHLLIMLPGRSETTGGPPPLLGETPRDLTLDDALALQRERSILRVAPLSLGNAPVSYANREREVNIIGATQDFFPIRHLRIGSGQPLPAIDPERTLNVAVLGSGLRKELFGNRRALGEWVRIADRRFRVIGVLAESGESLGQDVDDIAVIPVATAQSLFDAPSLFRVLIQARSQADIEPAKQAALEVIRERHDGEDDVTIITQDALLETFEGILRALTYTVGGIAAISLAVAGILIMNVMLVAVSQRVAEIGLLKALGAPERQVLRLFLVESVLLAGAGAAFGVLIAFAGVTVLGHLFPSFPVAPPAWAAPAAVGVALATGLVFGVLPARRAARLDPVRALTGR
- a CDS encoding ABC transporter ATP-binding protein, which codes for MIELTGIERDFVVGEEVVHALHAIDLTLPDGDYVSVMGPSGSGKSTLLNVLGLLDRPNAGSYRLNGTETTGLAENRRAAMRRNQIGFVFQAFHLIPRLTAADNIGLPMLLAGVEPHERTLRVREVLESLDLVERAHHRPDQLSGGQRQRVAIGRAIVMRPQLLLADEPTGNLDQHSGSEVIALLERLNTAGITLVVVTHDPAIGRRARRRVRMVDGCIERDEAGNADT
- a CDS encoding efflux RND transporter periplasmic adaptor subunit; amino-acid sequence: MAKSTAIRRWLLISLTIALTGLWYWWTTREQPIEVAVTAVERGTVEKTVANTRAGTVKACRRAKLSPSTGGQIAKLPVHEGEAVKQGQLLLELWNKDLTAQLDLARQEAASSASTARARCIEAEQARREADRQQKLLARKLVSEEQVDQAVSTANAGDAACEAARLTAAVRRAQIGVAEANLEKTRLIAPFDGVVAEINGELNEFVTPSPIGIPTPPAIDLIENRCFYMTAPIDEVDVSGIEVGQTARVTLDAFGKQRFDGRVRRVADYVLDVEKQARTVDVEIEFVNTADLAQLLAGYSADVEVILDVRSDTLRIPTEALIDGSTVFLFRPATGLIEQRTVETGTANWDYTEILEGLDAGDLVVTTVDREGLADGVQARRQATAAE